One segment of Candidatus Hydrogenedentota bacterium DNA contains the following:
- a CDS encoding PQQ-binding-like beta-propeller repeat protein, with translation MTVDLDGDGDAEIVTAAYEELIAIDGDGKERWRFDARGRYQTCPAIWERDGAPPLLFAGDNTGQFTCLDGGGKVIWQVDTKPIFCAAPAIGDLDGDGTMEVVQGDKSGMVHAFNALTGKVVWQTQIEGECSSPALADLDGDGKRNVVIATGAGKVFALDAAGAVLWTYAMDGTTPDWATCSPIVFKVGDGKRRIACSSGNETVHCIDAKGKQVWSRTTRGAVASTLSAGDIDDDGWTDLFAVTQLGVVYRFDEDGRTRWQIDSQGRSLAPGALVDIDGDEKLEYVLCTQNGNLIVIDNNGDVAFSYQFKHRTINVTPAFGEIAPEREGIEFVVTGGESGRVICFGAPARVGTRSQWRSYRGDSRLVAAWLPEEQDAVASIAPVDLDADGLVCGDVVRCRVMNHQPERSDLFAEVAIEDPAGEIRSALGRVDGAQTVVELPVSIRQAGTYALKWRVKDGNGFVLACGEQKTDITPFKNDRSLLEMTLLQLRAAVGGARPADDDGSFRAALHSETKEILRVAVPLQTRWGRTNSLAQEDWQDLERDTAELNARCRRAAKFADMVDMGLMKSFKAGLVPFQESDGDSRDLGKRVPQLVFLPYPIKRRCVVGEHEPVSIKLFNASNEALRPSIKVTSASAGIRTQVLAPKEAPTNLGGTAWDALVPSGDAQLEIPPLESREIWLDIDATEAKPGEHRIDVSAQTESGNTEVNVFLDILPFAMAGYDQMRMCAWAKYDEHAVRDLLAHGNTVFIGNLPPATVTDGTSPGIVCDYGPLNGFLAPLKGHDVYLLFHGIPQLGVPMESDEYVPRFAEYMKLVLAHLAANGFDEEHVALYPYDEPGGNGWNVVKQYTAFAQQALKALPTLRFYVNGGADLPKFEEMAEYAGIWSPGIYMLPERSPEMELLRKTGKPLWSYDCAYLFSRPIGANTKTVNVVAQYRLSAIIAMNYGATGIGWWCYNHGPSMWDPIPFEYPLVYTNEDGTVTTSRRWEAVREGVEDARILIALRERLGDDSVSGEAKEKIRHLLEKTVPELSKQTMEYARLGVARYVIDETHNDELVERLRAEMMNCVAAVGR, from the coding sequence ATGACCGTCGATTTGGATGGCGACGGCGACGCGGAGATCGTGACGGCGGCCTACGAGGAGCTGATCGCGATTGACGGCGATGGCAAGGAACGTTGGCGTTTCGACGCCCGCGGGCGATACCAGACGTGCCCCGCAATTTGGGAACGCGATGGCGCTCCCCCACTCCTTTTCGCCGGCGACAATACGGGTCAATTCACGTGCCTGGACGGCGGGGGAAAGGTCATCTGGCAAGTCGATACGAAACCGATCTTTTGCGCGGCGCCGGCAATCGGGGATCTCGATGGCGATGGCACGATGGAAGTCGTGCAGGGCGACAAGTCGGGCATGGTGCACGCGTTCAATGCGCTGACCGGCAAAGTAGTGTGGCAAACGCAAATCGAGGGGGAATGTTCGAGCCCGGCGCTGGCGGATTTGGACGGCGACGGCAAACGTAACGTTGTGATTGCGACGGGCGCAGGCAAGGTGTTCGCGCTTGATGCCGCCGGCGCAGTGCTGTGGACGTACGCCATGGATGGAACGACACCAGATTGGGCTACATGCTCGCCAATCGTTTTTAAGGTCGGCGACGGTAAACGTCGTATCGCCTGCTCATCGGGTAATGAGACTGTCCATTGCATCGATGCGAAAGGCAAACAAGTTTGGTCACGAACGACGCGCGGCGCCGTCGCGTCGACGTTGTCGGCGGGCGATATCGACGATGATGGTTGGACCGACCTGTTCGCAGTGACCCAGTTGGGTGTTGTGTACCGATTTGACGAAGATGGGAGGACACGCTGGCAAATCGACTCGCAGGGGCGTTCGCTCGCGCCAGGTGCGCTTGTCGACATCGATGGAGACGAAAAACTCGAATACGTGTTGTGCACGCAAAACGGCAATCTGATCGTGATCGATAACAACGGAGACGTCGCGTTTTCCTATCAGTTCAAACACCGCACGATAAACGTGACGCCTGCATTTGGCGAGATAGCGCCGGAGCGCGAGGGAATTGAATTTGTCGTTACGGGGGGCGAATCCGGACGCGTGATTTGCTTCGGCGCCCCCGCGCGCGTGGGCACGCGCAGCCAGTGGCGAAGCTATCGCGGCGATTCGCGGCTTGTCGCGGCATGGCTTCCGGAAGAGCAGGATGCTGTTGCCAGCATCGCGCCCGTGGATTTGGACGCGGACGGACTGGTCTGCGGCGACGTAGTTCGTTGTCGTGTCATGAACCATCAGCCGGAACGAAGCGATCTTTTCGCGGAAGTAGCCATCGAGGACCCCGCCGGCGAGATTCGAAGCGCGCTCGGGCGCGTCGACGGTGCGCAAACGGTCGTCGAACTGCCTGTTTCGATACGCCAGGCAGGAACGTACGCGCTGAAGTGGCGCGTCAAGGACGGCAACGGATTTGTGCTTGCGTGCGGCGAACAGAAAACGGATATCACGCCATTCAAGAATGACCGATCCCTCCTGGAGATGACGTTGCTTCAATTGCGTGCGGCTGTAGGCGGCGCGCGGCCTGCGGATGACGACGGCAGTTTTCGCGCGGCGTTGCACTCGGAGACGAAGGAAATTCTTAGGGTTGCGGTCCCCTTACAGACGCGGTGGGGCCGCACGAATTCGCTTGCGCAAGAGGATTGGCAGGACCTCGAACGTGACACGGCGGAATTGAACGCGCGATGCCGGCGCGCCGCCAAATTCGCAGATATGGTAGATATGGGTTTGATGAAAAGTTTTAAGGCAGGGCTGGTTCCTTTTCAGGAATCGGATGGGGACAGCCGCGATCTTGGAAAACGCGTTCCGCAATTGGTGTTCCTCCCGTATCCGATAAAGCGTCGCTGCGTGGTTGGGGAGCACGAGCCGGTTTCGATCAAATTGTTCAACGCGTCGAATGAAGCGCTTCGTCCATCCATAAAGGTTACTTCAGCGTCGGCGGGGATTCGGACTCAAGTGCTCGCCCCGAAAGAGGCGCCCACGAATCTCGGCGGCACGGCCTGGGACGCGCTCGTGCCAAGTGGCGATGCGCAGTTGGAGATTCCCCCTCTCGAGTCGCGCGAGATTTGGCTTGATATCGATGCAACAGAGGCAAAACCAGGAGAGCACAGAATAGACGTTTCCGCCCAGACAGAATCCGGCAATACAGAAGTAAACGTTTTTCTGGATATTTTGCCGTTTGCCATGGCGGGTTACGATCAAATGCGCATGTGCGCCTGGGCGAAGTATGACGAGCACGCCGTGAGGGACCTTCTGGCGCACGGGAACACGGTATTCATCGGGAACCTGCCGCCCGCAACGGTGACGGACGGAACATCTCCCGGCATTGTGTGCGACTATGGCCCGCTGAACGGGTTTCTCGCACCGCTGAAGGGACACGACGTGTACCTGCTGTTTCACGGCATTCCGCAGTTGGGCGTGCCGATGGAAAGCGACGAATATGTGCCGCGTTTTGCGGAGTACATGAAGTTGGTGCTCGCGCATTTGGCGGCGAATGGGTTCGATGAGGAGCACGTTGCGTTGTATCCGTACGACGAGCCGGGCGGCAACGGTTGGAACGTCGTGAAACAGTACACGGCGTTCGCGCAGCAGGCGTTGAAGGCGCTGCCAACCCTGAGATTCTACGTCAACGGAGGGGCGGACCTTCCGAAGTTCGAGGAAATGGCGGAGTACGCGGGAATTTGGAGTCCGGGCATCTACATGCTGCCGGAGCGGTCGCCGGAGATGGAACTGCTGCGAAAAACCGGCAAGCCGTTGTGGTCGTACGACTGCGCATACCTGTTTTCGCGGCCGATCGGCGCAAACACGAAGACGGTCAACGTCGTCGCACAATATCGATTGTCGGCGATCATCGCAATGAACTACGGCGCGACGGGAATCGGCTGGTGGTGCTACAACCACGGGCCGTCGATGTGGGACCCGATACCGTTCGAGTATCCGCTCGTGTATACGAACGAGGACGGCACGGTGACGACATCGCGGCGGTGGGAAGCGGTGCGCGAGGGAGTGGAGGACGCGCGGATATTGATTGCGCTACGGGAAAGGCTGGGCGATGATTCCGTGAGTGGCGAGGCGAAAGAGAAAATCCGGCACTTATTGGAGAAAACCGTTCCGGAACTGTCGAAGCAAACGATGGAATATGCGCGATTGGGTGTCGCGCGGTATGTGATTGATGAGACGCATAACGACGAGTTGGTGGAGCGGCTGCGGGCGGAGATGATGAATTGTGTGGCGGCGGTGGGGAGATGA
- a CDS encoding ROK family protein: MSNLVLALEIGGTKLQAALGTHDGKIITRERGAAPASEGAQAILSWFDESVPKLLNEAQSRGARVSGIGVGFGGPIETATGKALVSHQVGGWSDYPLKQYFESRFGVPVFVGNDSSVSCWGEYVCGAGKGTRTFCYMNIGSGIGGGFVINGMLHDGQGFGAAEIGHTYIPDWTNFTPGGFNKLENLCSGWSIEKRVRASARLAPGSPLHRLCDGDPQRITCAILGEAARAGDPFARNELNDIAQGIGVALSNVITLIHPERIAIGGGVSLLGDVLLNPIRGHVATLCFGAFRGKYEIVPCALGEDVVLVGCLLLAPSESSFPSSGLGTHS; encoded by the coding sequence ATGTCAAATCTAGTACTCGCCCTCGAAATTGGCGGCACAAAGCTCCAGGCTGCCCTCGGCACACACGACGGTAAAATTATCACTCGCGAACGCGGCGCCGCGCCTGCATCCGAAGGCGCGCAAGCGATACTCTCGTGGTTTGACGAATCGGTTCCAAAGCTGCTTAATGAAGCGCAATCGCGGGGTGCTCGCGTCAGCGGTATTGGCGTTGGTTTCGGTGGACCGATCGAAACTGCAACGGGCAAAGCGCTCGTTTCGCACCAGGTTGGCGGCTGGAGCGACTACCCGCTCAAGCAATACTTCGAATCGCGCTTCGGCGTACCCGTCTTCGTCGGCAACGACTCCAGCGTCTCGTGCTGGGGCGAGTACGTGTGCGGCGCGGGCAAGGGCACGCGTACCTTCTGCTACATGAACATCGGCAGCGGCATCGGCGGTGGCTTCGTTATAAACGGCATGCTCCACGACGGCCAAGGGTTCGGCGCCGCGGAAATCGGCCACACCTACATTCCCGATTGGACGAACTTCACACCCGGCGGCTTCAACAAACTTGAGAACCTCTGCAGTGGTTGGTCCATCGAGAAACGCGTTCGCGCTTCCGCGCGACTCGCGCCCGGATCGCCGCTCCATCGCCTTTGCGATGGCGATCCTCAGCGCATCACTTGCGCCATCCTCGGGGAGGCCGCGCGCGCCGGCGACCCATTCGCGCGGAATGAACTGAACGATATTGCGCAAGGCATCGGCGTGGCGCTCTCAAATGTCATCACGCTCATTCATCCTGAACGCATCGCTATCGGCGGCGGCGTCAGCCTCCTCGGCGACGTGCTACTGAATCCAATTCGCGGCCATGTAGCAACCCTCTGCTTCGGCGCTTTTCGCGGCAAATACGAAATTGTCCCCTGCGCCCTCGGCGAAGACGTCGTATTGGTAGGTTGCCTGCTCCTCGCACCAAGCGAATCCTCGTTCCCAAGCTCCGGCTTGGGAACGCACTCTTGA
- a CDS encoding DUF1501 domain-containing protein has translation MTNPTCTHCDFGRSQTFTTRRDFLKRTGLGFGMLGLGGLLQSANAASPFAAKNAQFAPKAKSVIFLFMYGGPSAFDLFDYKPDLDKFDGKKLDWKGELKPFSPNPGPLMRSPYAFKQYGQSGAWVSEKYPALAQCVDNIAFIKSCYADSNNHAPALFQMNTGYIRVGFPSIGSWLTYGLGTENQNLPGYVVMYDPRGGPIGGPQNWGSGFLPSSFQATPLRNSGSPIINLEKQRGMNDEQQRAQLDLLGQLNQAHYEEHPHEADLAARIESFELAYRMQSAAPESVDITKENDETKKLYGLDQDKTKYFGSQLLVARRLVERGVRFVQVYSGGGHQQDSWDAHNGLVENHDMHCAETDVPIAGLLTDLKRRGLLDSTLVVWGGEFGRLPVSQNGIGRDHNPDGFLMWMAGGGVKGGTSYGETDEVGYKAAVDPVSVPDLHATILALCGIDHEELTYVHNGRNFRLTDVSGKVLHKIIA, from the coding sequence ATGACCAACCCAACCTGCACGCACTGCGACTTTGGCCGCAGCCAGACCTTTACTACCCGCCGCGACTTCCTCAAACGCACCGGCCTCGGCTTCGGTATGCTGGGTCTCGGCGGTTTACTGCAATCGGCAAACGCCGCGTCGCCCTTTGCGGCGAAGAACGCGCAGTTCGCGCCAAAGGCGAAATCGGTCATATTCCTGTTCATGTACGGCGGTCCCAGCGCCTTCGACCTCTTCGACTACAAACCGGATCTTGACAAGTTCGACGGCAAAAAACTCGACTGGAAAGGCGAACTCAAACCCTTCAGCCCGAATCCCGGGCCGCTAATGAGAAGCCCCTACGCGTTCAAACAGTATGGTCAATCCGGCGCGTGGGTGAGCGAAAAATACCCCGCGCTCGCGCAGTGCGTGGACAACATCGCGTTCATCAAATCCTGCTATGCCGACAGCAACAACCACGCGCCCGCGCTGTTCCAGATGAACACCGGGTACATTCGCGTGGGATTCCCGAGCATTGGCTCCTGGCTAACGTATGGCCTCGGAACCGAGAACCAGAACTTGCCGGGATATGTCGTCATGTACGATCCCCGCGGAGGCCCCATCGGCGGTCCGCAGAACTGGGGCTCGGGATTTCTGCCGAGCTCGTTTCAAGCGACACCATTGCGCAACAGCGGTTCGCCGATCATAAACCTTGAAAAGCAGCGCGGCATGAACGATGAACAACAGCGCGCGCAACTTGATCTGCTCGGACAGCTTAATCAAGCGCACTACGAGGAACATCCGCACGAGGCGGATCTCGCTGCGCGTATCGAAAGCTTCGAACTTGCATACCGCATGCAAAGCGCCGCCCCCGAGTCCGTCGATATTACGAAGGAAAACGACGAGACAAAAAAACTTTACGGTCTCGATCAGGACAAGACGAAATACTTCGGCAGCCAACTCCTCGTCGCGCGCCGGCTCGTCGAGCGCGGTGTGCGATTCGTGCAGGTTTACAGCGGCGGCGGCCACCAGCAGGACAGTTGGGACGCGCACAACGGCCTAGTCGAAAACCACGACATGCACTGCGCGGAGACCGACGTGCCCATCGCGGGCTTGCTTACCGATCTCAAGCGCCGCGGCTTGCTCGATTCCACGCTCGTCGTCTGGGGCGGGGAATTCGGCCGCCTGCCGGTCTCGCAAAACGGCATCGGCCGCGACCACAATCCCGACGGCTTCCTCATGTGGATGGCCGGCGGCGGCGTCAAGGGCGGTACCAGCTACGGCGAGACCGACGAAGTCGGCTACAAAGCCGCCGTCGATCCCGTCTCCGTCCCCGACCTTCACGCCACAATCCTCGCACTCTGCGGCATCGACCACGAAGAACTCACCTACGTCCACAACGGCCGAAACTTCCGGCTAACGGACGTGTCGGGCAAGGTGCTGCACAAGATCATCGCGTAA
- a CDS encoding DUF1553 domain-containing protein, which produces MAGLVTGFGGRSRRCLVAPLAVAVLTLTYPISAAEDPSAQLERLRASVTEVQAQRESLLRRLDSIDKAVSPAKNPKIPHRKVTDEDRAFWSFQPLKRVDPPAMRNSSWSTTLIDTFIGAALEAKGIAPSPQVSPGKLVRRLYYDLIGLPPSPEEIEAFERDPSPEAYEKLVDHLLASPHFGERWGRHWLDVARYADSDGYEFDIERPNAYHYRDFVIRAFNDDLPFDTFVKWQLAGDECAPENPLALAATGFCTSGPTVSNQELELNKYDEWDDMLSTTSVAFLGMTVACARCHDHKYDPISSHDYYRMLSAFTSTKRYEALMAPRAEADAYRVKVAEWEGRNAEAHAALQAIYSPVRDQLRIARIDALRATDDEKSLLKLAKDDTNESQKKLLAKHAEALKVPDEEIRTQLDAESIAKADAALASIAAIEIEKPVSPPLALALTDAKPEPADSYFLARGNPDAKQEKVALGFLSVLPGSEDDRFAPATLRTADAKTTFRRAALAEWLTDVDRGAGRLTARVIVNRVWNHYFGHGIVRTPNDFGRQGDRPSHPELLDWLAAELVQNGWSLKHIHKLILMSAVYQQSSEYDETAAAIDPDNRLLWRQNPKRLEAEIIRDATLAITNCLNPRMYGPGVFPFMPPDAVATGSTPKWPLDAKDGPDTWRRSIYIFVRRSARMPMIESFDAPDTVVSCGRRLATVTPTQSLSMMNSAFSSDQARFFADRLRAEAGDNREGWVRRAFAFALNRPPTDHELALSLGFLEKQVQRHIKQEADETKTNYYALKDKDVVQSALVDFAQVILSLNEFVYVD; this is translated from the coding sequence ATGGCTGGCTTGGTTACAGGGTTTGGGGGACGATCGCGCCGGTGCCTCGTTGCACCGCTGGCGGTCGCCGTTCTAACGCTCACCTACCCGATTTCCGCCGCGGAGGACCCCTCGGCGCAGCTTGAGAGGCTGCGGGCGTCCGTAACCGAAGTGCAGGCGCAGCGCGAGTCGCTGCTTCGACGCCTCGATTCGATTGATAAAGCCGTCTCGCCGGCCAAGAATCCCAAAATCCCGCATCGGAAAGTGACCGATGAGGACCGCGCGTTCTGGTCGTTCCAGCCGCTGAAACGAGTCGATCCACCGGCCATGCGCAATTCCTCTTGGTCAACGACGCTGATCGACACATTCATCGGCGCGGCGCTCGAAGCGAAAGGCATCGCCCCATCGCCACAGGTCTCGCCAGGCAAACTCGTTCGCCGTCTCTATTACGATCTCATCGGCCTCCCACCGTCACCGGAGGAAATCGAAGCATTCGAGCGAGATCCGTCGCCAGAGGCCTACGAAAAGTTGGTGGACCACTTGCTCGCCAGCCCGCACTTCGGCGAACGCTGGGGACGCCACTGGCTTGACGTCGCCCGCTACGCCGACAGCGACGGGTATGAGTTCGATATCGAACGGCCCAATGCCTACCACTACCGCGATTTCGTCATCCGTGCCTTCAACGACGACCTGCCCTTCGACACCTTCGTTAAGTGGCAACTCGCCGGCGACGAGTGCGCGCCGGAGAATCCGCTCGCGCTTGCGGCCACCGGGTTCTGCACGAGCGGCCCCACGGTTTCGAACCAGGAACTCGAACTGAACAAGTACGACGAATGGGACGACATGCTCTCGACTACGAGCGTCGCGTTCCTCGGTATGACCGTCGCCTGCGCCCGCTGCCACGATCACAAGTACGATCCGATCTCCTCGCACGACTACTACCGCATGCTCTCTGCGTTCACCTCGACGAAACGCTACGAAGCGTTGATGGCGCCGCGTGCGGAGGCGGATGCGTACCGCGTGAAGGTGGCGGAGTGGGAGGGGAGGAACGCGGAGGCGCATGCCGCGCTTCAGGCAATCTATTCGCCGGTCCGCGACCAACTGCGCATCGCAAGGATCGACGCCCTCCGGGCCACCGACGACGAGAAGTCGCTATTGAAACTGGCGAAGGACGACACGAACGAAAGCCAAAAGAAACTCCTCGCGAAACACGCGGAAGCGTTAAAAGTCCCGGACGAGGAAATCCGCACACAGCTCGACGCCGAGTCCATCGCAAAGGCCGATGCCGCGCTCGCATCGATTGCCGCTATCGAGATCGAAAAGCCGGTCTCGCCGCCGCTTGCCCTCGCGCTTACCGACGCGAAACCGGAGCCTGCGGACAGCTACTTCCTCGCGCGCGGCAATCCGGATGCGAAACAGGAGAAGGTGGCGCTGGGGTTCCTCTCGGTCCTGCCGGGTTCGGAAGATGATCGATTTGCGCCCGCGACACTGCGCACCGCCGATGCGAAAACCACCTTTCGCCGCGCGGCGCTCGCCGAATGGCTGACAGATGTCGACCGCGGTGCGGGCCGCCTGACCGCACGCGTGATCGTGAACAGGGTATGGAATCACTATTTTGGCCACGGCATTGTGCGCACGCCGAACGACTTTGGCCGCCAGGGCGACCGGCCCTCGCACCCGGAACTACTCGATTGGCTCGCGGCGGAATTGGTGCAGAACGGGTGGAGCCTGAAACACATTCACAAACTCATCCTCATGAGCGCCGTGTATCAACAGTCCTCCGAATATGACGAGACGGCCGCCGCAATCGATCCGGACAATCGGCTGCTGTGGCGGCAAAACCCCAAACGCCTCGAAGCGGAAATCATTCGGGACGCGACCCTCGCGATTACGAATTGCCTCAATCCGCGCATGTACGGGCCGGGCGTGTTTCCGTTCATGCCGCCCGACGCCGTGGCCACCGGCTCTACGCCCAAGTGGCCGCTCGACGCGAAAGATGGCCCGGACACGTGGCGGCGCAGCATCTACATCTTCGTACGCCGTTCCGCGCGCATGCCGATGATCGAATCCTTCGACGCGCCGGATACCGTCGTCAGTTGCGGACGCCGCCTCGCAACCGTCACGCCCACGCAATCGCTCTCGATGATGAACAGCGCGTTCAGCAGCGATCAGGCCAGATTCTTTGCCGATCGCCTGCGCGCAGAAGCCGGCGATAACCGCGAAGGCTGGGTCCGCCGCGCATTCGCGTTTGCACTCAACCGCCCGCCAACCGATCACGAACTGGCGCTCTCCCTCGGTTTTCTCGAAAAGCAGGTGCAGCGACACATCAAGCAGGAAGCCGACGAAACCAAGACAAACTACTACGCGCTAAAGGACAAGGACGTCGTCCAATCCGCTCTCGTCGACTTCGCCCAGGTAATCCTGAGCCTGAACGAGTTCGTGTATGTCGACTGA